Proteins from a genomic interval of Lacticaseibacillus pabuli:
- a CDS encoding DUF1129 family protein — MAEKKQNKEAQEQAPAVNIDALLPELSNKNSDYVFKLRKFVKEAGATDAQEQAILEEFLPKILKDQHEGKPAAQVYGAPSLLADHILKSSGKKQGDKQPFWIETIDLGFSFLAIFSLIYGVMSFFAKNSKQDASGGLVSLILMSFFAAVVFTYFNRWLDMDKKKRPNMFLIIIAGVASVLLVSLVSVWLTNNVDTIVTRQMPAIAQLIVAALSYGAHFYLKRRFHLRNMFQTAPRARK; from the coding sequence ATGGCAGAAAAGAAGCAGAATAAAGAAGCGCAGGAGCAGGCGCCCGCCGTTAACATCGACGCCCTCTTGCCAGAACTGAGCAACAAAAACTCGGACTACGTGTTCAAACTGCGTAAGTTCGTGAAGGAAGCAGGGGCCACTGATGCCCAAGAGCAGGCGATTCTTGAGGAATTCCTGCCGAAGATTTTGAAAGACCAGCACGAAGGCAAGCCGGCCGCGCAGGTATACGGTGCACCTAGTTTGCTCGCCGACCACATTTTGAAGTCATCGGGTAAGAAGCAGGGCGACAAACAGCCATTCTGGATTGAAACGATTGACCTGGGCTTCTCCTTCCTGGCAATTTTCTCCTTGATCTATGGGGTCATGAGTTTCTTTGCCAAGAACAGCAAGCAGGACGCATCAGGCGGCCTGGTGTCCCTGATTCTGATGTCCTTCTTTGCAGCCGTCGTCTTTACCTATTTCAACAGATGGCTGGATATGGACAAGAAAAAGCGGCCCAACATGTTCTTGATTATTATCGCTGGTGTCGCCTCTGTCCTATTGGTCTCCCTGGTTTCCGTTTGGTTGACCAACAACGTGGATACGATTGTGACACGTCAGATGCCTGCGATTGCACAGCTGATTGTTGCCGCACTTTCCTATGGTGCACACTTCTACCTCAAGCGCAGATTTCACCTGCGCAACATGTTCCAGACCGCACCACGCGCTCGCAAATAA
- a CDS encoding DUF951 domain-containing protein has protein sequence MYDLHDLVQMKKPHACGTNRWEIIRMGADIKIQCTGCGHIVMMSRRDFDKRFKKVLVKAAPKADADN, from the coding sequence ATGTACGATTTACATGATCTTGTACAAATGAAGAAGCCCCATGCCTGTGGTACCAATCGTTGGGAAATCATCCGCATGGGCGCGGATATCAAGATACAATGCACCGGTTGTGGCCACATCGTCATGATGAGCCGGCGCGACTTCGACAAGCGCTTCAAAAAAGTGCTGGTCAAGGCCGCACCAAAAGCTGACGCAGATAACTAG
- a CDS encoding ParA family protein — translation MAHVIAVANQKGGVGKTTTTVNLAACLANAGKKILIVDDDAQGNATSGVGIEKPQVKKDIYNVLVDEEPIDEAILHTSHKGVDIVPATIQLAGAEIELTSQMAREMRLKLGLAPVLDKYDYILIDCPPSLGQLSINAFTASNSILIPVQSEFYALEGLGQLLNTVKLVQKHFNPDLAIEGVLLTMYDARTNLGTQVISEVRSHFGEHVYETVIPRLTRLAEAPSYGEPIVDFDPRSRAAKVYEDLAKEVLAAHGE, via the coding sequence TTGGCACACGTAATCGCAGTTGCAAACCAAAAGGGCGGTGTGGGTAAAACCACAACGACCGTGAACCTGGCCGCTTGCTTAGCGAACGCTGGCAAGAAAATCCTGATTGTTGACGATGACGCACAGGGCAATGCCACCAGCGGCGTTGGGATCGAAAAGCCGCAAGTGAAAAAGGATATCTACAACGTCCTCGTCGATGAGGAACCCATTGACGAAGCCATCTTGCACACGAGCCACAAGGGTGTCGATATCGTCCCAGCCACCATTCAGTTGGCCGGTGCGGAAATCGAGCTCACCTCGCAGATGGCACGTGAGATGCGCTTGAAGCTGGGCCTAGCGCCAGTGCTCGACAAGTACGATTACATCCTGATCGACTGCCCGCCTTCATTGGGTCAGTTGTCCATCAACGCATTTACCGCCAGCAATTCCATCCTGATTCCTGTCCAGAGCGAGTTTTACGCCCTGGAAGGGTTGGGCCAATTGCTGAACACGGTAAAGCTCGTGCAGAAGCACTTCAATCCTGATTTAGCGATTGAAGGGGTGCTGCTGACGATGTACGATGCCCGGACCAATTTGGGCACGCAGGTCATTTCTGAGGTGCGGAGCCATTTTGGCGAGCACGTCTACGAGACGGTCATTCCGCGCCTGACACGGCTGGCGGAGGCCCCATCGTATGGTGAACCCATTGTCGACTTTGACCCACGTTCGCGTGCCGCCAAAGTCTACGAGGATCTAGCAAAGGAGGTTCTGGCTGCCCATGGTGAATAA
- a CDS encoding ParB/RepB/Spo0J family partition protein, with protein sequence MVNKKAKGLGRGIDAIFGDIDTEVRSDDTVQDLPITEIRANPYQPRQTFDDAALEDLARSIKETGVFQPIIVRKSVNGYELIAGERRTRASKLAGKTTIPAIVREFDEQAMMEVAVLENLQRENLTPIEEAQAYDMLIKKLNLTQAQVSQRLGKSRPYIANYLRLLSLPNQVKQLLSEGKLSMGQARTLLSLKDKRKILPMAKRTVDEGLTVRQLEKLIADINAGGKKPAKKPAHKQSPYLKASENQLVDHFGTKVSIAQTQKGKGHIEINFTDTEELNRILSLLDVNID encoded by the coding sequence ATGGTGAATAAGAAAGCAAAGGGACTAGGACGTGGCATCGACGCTATCTTCGGTGACATTGATACCGAAGTGCGCAGTGATGACACCGTTCAGGATTTGCCCATCACTGAAATTCGCGCCAATCCTTACCAGCCGCGGCAAACGTTTGACGACGCAGCCCTAGAGGACCTGGCCCGTTCCATTAAAGAAACTGGTGTTTTCCAGCCGATTATTGTGCGTAAGAGTGTCAACGGCTACGAGCTGATTGCCGGTGAACGGCGGACGCGCGCGTCTAAGCTAGCCGGTAAGACGACCATTCCCGCCATTGTGCGTGAGTTTGACGAGCAGGCCATGATGGAAGTCGCCGTGCTGGAAAACTTGCAGCGCGAAAACCTGACGCCGATTGAAGAGGCCCAGGCGTACGACATGCTGATCAAGAAACTCAACTTGACGCAGGCACAAGTCAGCCAGCGCCTGGGCAAGAGTCGGCCATACATTGCCAACTACTTGCGCCTCTTGTCGCTGCCCAACCAGGTCAAGCAACTGCTCTCTGAGGGCAAGCTATCCATGGGCCAGGCGCGGACGCTACTGAGTCTCAAGGACAAGCGCAAGATTCTACCCATGGCCAAACGGACCGTGGACGAAGGCTTGACGGTCCGTCAGCTCGAAAAGCTCATCGCGGACATCAATGCTGGTGGCAAGAAACCGGCCAAGAAGCCGGCACACAAGCAGTCCCCATACCTCAAGGCGAGCGAGAATCAGTTGGTCGATCACTTTGGCACCAAGGTCAGCATCGCCCAAACACAAAAGGGTAAGGGTCACATTGAAATTAACTTTACGGACACTGAAGAGCTAAATCGCATTCTTTCATTGCTAGACGTTAACATCGACTAG
- the ychF gene encoding redox-regulated ATPase YchF, which produces MSLTAGIVGLPNVGKSTLFNAITKAGAEMANYPFATIDPNVGMVEVPDKRLARIDELIPAKKIIHTTFEFTDIAGIVKGASKGEGLGNKFLENIRQVDAIVHVVRAFDDDNITHVSGKIDPIDDMETINMELAIADLDSVNKRYDRVMKVARAGDKEAKAEKAVLDKIKPVLEEGNAVRSIDFNEDEQKIVKGLFLLTSKPVLYVANIAEDAMADPDAVPYVQQVKTEAAKEGAEVIALCAEAEEEISELDDADKADFLEAEGVDESGLDKLIKASYHLLGLATFFTAGGKETRAWTFHRGMKAPQVAGIIHSDFERGFIRAETMSFADLDKYGSTAAVREAGRLRAEGKEYEVQDGDIIEFRFNV; this is translated from the coding sequence ATGTCTTTAACCGCTGGGATTGTCGGCTTACCAAACGTTGGTAAGTCCACGCTGTTTAACGCAATTACGAAGGCCGGGGCCGAAATGGCGAACTACCCATTTGCGACCATCGACCCGAACGTCGGGATGGTTGAGGTGCCAGACAAGCGCTTGGCCCGCATCGACGAACTCATTCCTGCTAAGAAGATCATCCACACCACCTTCGAATTCACGGATATTGCCGGGATTGTTAAGGGTGCAAGTAAGGGTGAAGGCCTGGGCAACAAGTTCCTGGAAAACATTCGTCAGGTTGACGCCATCGTGCACGTCGTTCGTGCCTTTGATGACGACAACATTACCCATGTTTCCGGCAAGATTGACCCAATCGATGACATGGAAACCATCAACATGGAGTTGGCCATCGCGGACCTTGATTCCGTCAACAAGCGCTACGACCGGGTGATGAAGGTCGCTCGCGCCGGCGATAAGGAAGCCAAGGCAGAAAAGGCTGTCCTCGACAAGATCAAGCCAGTCCTTGAAGAAGGTAATGCTGTGCGCAGCATCGACTTTAACGAAGACGAGCAGAAGATTGTGAAGGGCCTGTTCCTGCTGACCAGCAAGCCAGTGCTCTACGTGGCAAACATTGCGGAAGACGCTATGGCTGATCCTGATGCCGTTCCTTACGTGCAGCAGGTTAAAACCGAAGCCGCTAAGGAAGGCGCTGAAGTCATCGCCCTCTGTGCCGAAGCCGAAGAGGAAATCTCCGAACTCGACGATGCGGACAAGGCGGACTTCCTTGAAGCTGAAGGTGTCGACGAATCTGGTTTGGATAAGCTGATTAAGGCAAGTTACCATCTGCTCGGCCTTGCCACATTCTTCACAGCCGGTGGTAAGGAAACTCGTGCCTGGACTTTCCATCGCGGCATGAAGGCGCCACAGGTTGCCGGGATTATTCATTCCGACTTCGAGCGTGGGTTCATTCGCGCTGAAACAATGTCCTTTGCCGACCTTGATAAGTATGGGAGCACCGCAGCAGTCCGTGAGGCGGGCCGGCTCCGTGCTGAAGGTAAGGAATACGAAGTTCAGGATGGGGACATTATCGAGTTCCGGTTCAACGTCTAA
- a CDS encoding EAL domain-containing protein has product MIRFFGQKKFSNSDPAKLLGYEFLLREYKDGKWQLPKDFSVFSSEEIASLLVKTIAALPADLPLISFNLDQAQFVSDDFRRGITKLFNANPMNLYVELTERDNDINYDDLVRAASDYKKAGIRVVLDDVGTGANQTKMAMALNDYTSEYKFALQNIRGADKNEVRAQVTFWHDFATKQHKLFAIEGFETADDLRMAREFNPDVLQGYYFAHPELIEINN; this is encoded by the coding sequence ATGATTAGATTTTTTGGTCAGAAGAAATTTTCAAATTCAGACCCAGCCAAGTTACTCGGTTACGAGTTTTTGTTGCGAGAATACAAGGACGGTAAGTGGCAACTCCCTAAAGACTTCAGTGTGTTTAGTTCTGAGGAAATTGCATCGCTCTTGGTTAAGACCATCGCCGCATTGCCTGCTGATTTGCCGCTGATTTCCTTTAACCTGGATCAGGCACAGTTTGTTAGCGATGATTTTCGGCGTGGCATTACCAAGTTGTTCAACGCCAATCCGATGAACCTGTACGTGGAGCTGACAGAACGCGACAATGACATCAATTACGATGATCTGGTCCGTGCGGCAAGCGATTATAAAAAAGCCGGCATCCGCGTCGTGCTCGATGATGTCGGAACTGGTGCTAACCAAACTAAGATGGCGATGGCACTCAACGATTACACGAGCGAGTATAAATTTGCTTTGCAGAACATCCGCGGGGCGGACAAGAATGAGGTCCGGGCACAGGTCACGTTCTGGCATGACTTTGCGACGAAGCAGCACAAGCTCTTTGCCATCGAGGGTTTTGAAACAGCCGATGATTTGCGGATGGCTCGGGAGTTCAACCCAGATGTCTTACAGGGCTACTACTTTGCGCATCCTGAACTGATTGAAATTAACAATTAG